From Prevotella sp. oral taxon 299 str. F0039:
GGTTATTGCTTATGGTAAACGAAATACACGTGAACAAGTGGGTGCAATTGGTTCAGTTAAAGCCGAAGACCTACAAAAAACACCCTCACCCAGTGTAGAAAACCTTCTTCAAGGTCGTGTAGCTGGTGTGGATATTACCAACCTTTCGGGCTCTCCTGGTGGTAGAGGATCGAAGATTACGATTCGTGGTTTTAGCTCATTGAACCAAAAAGGCGTGAACGATGGAACACCATTGTTCGTTATCGATGGTGTACCTGTAACGAGTGGATCGTCTGAAAGCACTGGAGGTATCAACCCATTGTCGGGCTTAGACCCCTCAAGTATCGAGAGTGTGCAAGTGTTGAAAGATGCTGCTTCGGCTTCTTTGTATGGTTCGAGAGCAGGAAATGGTGTGATTTTGATTACAACTAAAAAGGGTAAGGCTGGTAAGTCGGAAGTGAATATCAACGTTTCGCAATCGCTTTCGTGGCTACCAAATACTCCAACACAGATCTTAGGTAAAGGAGAAAGAGAAATTGCCTTGCTAATGGCAAAGCAACAACGCACTTCTCACTATGATTATATCACCGATAAACTTGTTTCCCCCAATTCTTATAAAGACTCATACGGCTGGAGTATTGACGGGGATGGTGCTTATGACTATCTTTGGAGAAATGGTAATGTGGTGGAAGGAGACAGACGTTTGCCTTCTATTGCACAAGACTCGTTGAACACCTTCTATAATAATAGAACCAACTGGTGGAAATATGCCTTCAGAGTTGGACGTGTTACTAAGGCAGACGTACAGCTTTCGGGCGGTACAGAAAATGTGCGCTATCTAGTAAATGGTGGCGTTTACGATGAAACTGGTATCATGATTAGCTCTAACTTCCGTAGATATAGCTTGTTAACCAACTTGGATTTCAACCTATCTACAAAGTTAAGCTTGTACTCAAGAATTAACTTAACCTACACAACTCAAGAGGCTGGCTCAGATATGGGACGTGTTCAAGGTCTTACTTTCGATCCTAAACGAACCCCTACTGTGCTCCCTGGTAAAGGAAGTATTGCTGAAAAAGAAGCTCTTAAGCAGTTACGTGATATCGATAAAACCAACTCTAACTATAATATGAGAATGAGCTTAGGTTTGAACTATCAAATCCTTAAAGGCTTGAAGTTTACCTCTTCGTTCTCGTTAGACCAATACTTTACACGTGTTTATACCTTCACTCCAACCTATTTGAAATACGACAAGTTGTCTGAAGCACAAGGTTCGAACATCGCTATGACTGGTATTCAAACCGAAAACTTGCTTACCTACAACCTAAATCTACCTCATGAGCAGAAATTAGAGTTGTTAGCTGGTATGACATATAACTACGATTTGCTTCAAAACCTAACAGGTTCGGCAAAGGGTGGACCAACAAATAAGGTGAAATTTCCTGGAGAAGGCTGGCCAAGTCTTATCAACGACGGTTCGGGAACACCTAAAGCAGCTCAAACTTTCTTAGCAAACAAAGAAGAGCAAGCAATGCTTAGCTTCCTTGGACGTGTGGCTTATAACTATAAGAAGAAATACCTTGCAGAGCTATCATTACGTTCAGATGGTTCAAGTGTGTTTGGAAAAGATGTGCGTTGGGGTACTTTCCCATCAGTTGGACTAGGTTGGGCGTTTACAGAAGAACCTTATTTAAAAAAGCTTTGGTGGCTAAGTTTCGGTAAACTTCGTGCATCTTGGGGTAAATCAGGACAAAAGTTCCAAGAACCATACATTGCTCTTGGTGTGATGCAAGAAAGCGAAAAGTTCAATGGGGCATTAGGATTGATTCCTCAATCAATGGCAAATAAAAAACTAACATGGGAAGAAAGCGATCAATACGACTTGGGTTTAGACCTTCAGTTGCTCGATTATCGTCTTAAATTCAAAATAGATTACTATTATAAGTACTCAAGTAAGCTATTAATGCAAGCATATCTCCCTGGTAATGTCTTCCTTTCAGACCGTGTATGGGATAACGCTTCTGCTATCTCTAACGAGGGTATCGAGTTCGAAGTACAAGGAGATTTGATTAGAACAAAAGAACTTACTTGGTCGGTAGGCTTGAATTTGAGCCACAACCGCAACAAGTTGAGACAGACATATAATGGAGAAGACCTTAATGATAAGGTGCTTGGACGTCCCGTTTATGGTATTTATACCTATAAAGACGAGGGAATTGTGCAAAGAGAAGAGGATATTCCTACTTATTATAACGCAACAGGTAAGTTGATGCCACTATACTTCCAGTCGGCAAATAACCCACTTGGAGTAGGAGGAAGAAAGATTAAAGACCAAAACTTTGATGGTGTTATCGACGAAAAAGACCTTTACTATGCCGGAAGTACATTGCCAGCAGTGTATGGAGGTATCAATTCTCACCTCGAATGGAAAGGCTTTAATGTTGATGTTCTATTCAGTTACACTCTCGGAAGAAAGGTAATGAATATGTATAGAGGTGGTGCTTATACCTTTACTAAAGAGTTTGGTGTGATTATGAACAGCTTTAATGAAAAGGACTTCTGGACTCCTACCAACACAAATGCGAAGTATCCTTCACTTCATTATGCTGATAAAGACTATATCGGACAACATGATGGTAACGTAGACTCAAACATCGAAAACATCAGTTTCTTACGTCTTAAACAGCTTGTAGTGGGCTATCAATTGCCAAAGAAATGGCTAAAGGGATTCTTTATTAAAGACATCAACCTTTATTTAAGTGGTGAAAACCTCTTTATGTTAAGCAATTACTCTGGATTAGACCCAGAGATTATCAATCCTTACACTGGTAAAGATGATGGAACACAATATCCATTAAATCGTAAAGTTACATTCGGTGTTAATCTAAAATTCTAAAAGAGTATGAAGAAATTATTGCTTATAGGTGCTATGGGGTTAACCCTTGCATCGTGTAATCTAGATATATTACCAGAAAACGGTTTGACTTATTCAAACTCTTTCGAAACAGAACGTGAGTTAAACACCACAACTTCGTCAATTCTATATTACATAAACACAACAATTGGAGAGAATGCGATCTTCGCTATGGCTGGAGTTAAAGCCGATGCACTATTAGATGGAACTCAAGTTCGTGAGTGGAACCCACGCACAGTCATTGGTAGTGAGTATTCATGGAAAGGCTTATACGATATAATCTTTGAGTCGAACCTATTGTTAGACAATATTTATAGAACGCAAGGTCTAACCACTGAGCGTGAAAACTACCACAAAGGACAGGCTGAATTTGGTTTAGGTTTGGCATACTTTATGCTTGCTCAACGCTATGGAGATGCTATTATCACTGAGAACTCAAGTGCAATTAAGCCTTATCCTTTGTCAACTCAGAGCGAAGTGCTCAACACTGCGATTGAACATGCAAAGAAAGCGTATGACTTGTTGCCTACTCATGAAAACCTAAAGGATATCAATGGGGCAGTAGTTACCAATCGTCAGGTAGCTTCTAAGGGTACAGCAGCGGCTCTATTGGCACACTTGTATGCTTGGAGAGGTAGCGTAACAGAGTTGTATTCGCTACAAGGTAACGCACAAGAGGATTATAAAAATGCTGTGAATTATGCTTCGATAATTATCAATAATCAAGCAGGTCACTACGAATTGTGCAGCAGTCCTGAAACACTATGCGAATATTTGTCTGATCCAAGCAAAACAAATCCAGAGGCAATATTTAGTCTTTACTTCGATAAAACACGTTCTTCGAATGTAACTTCGCCTAACACAATTGCACGAAACTACGTGAGTTGGCCTGTAAAAGAAGATCAGCAATTAGCCGATTTGCCCACAACTACGCAGTTTAGTCTATACAAACAAACCATAAACGATTTGTTTCCTGATGCAACAGACCAACGTTTGCAAGCATTTTTCTATCAGTTCGACCAAGCTCATAACATAAATGGCGTTGATTATGCCATCATGTACAAGTTCAGAAAGGCGATAATGGATCCCGATCAGTATTCTGCAAGCGGCGTAAGCTATAGAACTGTAGACGCAGATTATGTTTATTGGCGTTTAGCCGACATCATATTGTTACGTGCTGAGTGCTATAATAAGCTCGGAAACACTGCTGATGCCACCACAGACTTGAACAAAATACGCACAAGAGCGGGTGCTTTAACCTATCCATCTACATACGATACAGATGGATTAAAGAAGGCAATATATCTCGAAAGAGTGAAAGAATTCATCGGAGAGAACGACGCTCGCTATGCAGATATCGTGCGAAACAATTACATTAAGGAAGAATTGCAAGGTAAGTTCACCCTTCTTACAGCACAAGACATCAAGAATGGTGCCCTATTCTTACCACTTCCTAAAGACGCTTGGCAAGATAAAGACGGACACATCACCAACACTTTGCTCCGTGAAAAGCCTTATTGGCAAGCTTACAACTAATACATTTGAATTTAAAAGAAATGAATATGAAAAGTATGAAATATTTCTTTGGTGCGCTTTCGTTCGTTGCTTCTACCTTTATGGCAACCAGTTGTACCGATTATAACTTAATAGATACAGGCGTAGCAAATGGAGATCACCAAACAACTATGTGGGAATACTTCAAAACCGACCCATATAATTGGGACTCATTGCGTGTTATGGCAGAGCGAGCAGACTTGGTTTCGGTGTTCCAAGGCACCAGTTCTTATGGCAAAGACATCACCTTCTTTGGTATAACCAACCACAGCATACGTCGCTATTTGTATGCTAATGGCTTGAAAAAAGTATCTGATATTCCTGTAGAAGATTGTAAAACATTCATTCTTAACAGCATCTTGCCAAAGAGAATCATGTTAGATGAATTCAAAACAGGTGTGAAGTCTTCTGGTGCGAGCAATCCAATAGGAACAGGAGGCGAAACCTTTACAATGGCATCTAACAACCCTTTGTGGATATATACATTTAGAGAAGATTATAATAATGTACCCAACGCAGGACCATTGCAAATATATCTTGTTTCAAGTACAACAACAAAAACTTCACATGTGGCATCTTCTAACATCCAAACGCTTACAGGTGTGGTGCATTCACTTGATTATAACTTTAGTTTAAAAGACTTTTAATTTATGAAAAAAAGAACTCTAAATATCACATTATTAGCATTTTTTGCTATTCTTACTATCTGCGTCACATCGTGTAGCAAGGTAAAAGTGGGCTATTTACGAACCTCTAGTGCTTCATTTACACCAGACTCGATGATTGTTGTTCGTCATCTTGATACTGAAAGCGATCGTTTTATCAATAAAACTCCATGGATATCTACCCGCATTCAAGGTGTAGCTGGAACCAATCCACTTAACTATGAGTTTGCAGGAGTAGAGACTTCTGACGGTGGAGACGCTACTGCTTTCGAGCAATTAGTGAAAGAAAAGAGAATAAGAGTAGAGGGTGGACTTGTTCTTATCTTTCAAGATGCTGTCGAAAAGCTAACGAATGGCAGATATGCTATAAGTATTAAGGTGTACAACGACGACCATTCTAGCGTTCTCAAGAATGCCTTTAAGGTGATTGTTCAAGATGAAGAATAAACCGAAAAGAAAGAGATGAGCCTAGAATAGGCTGTTTATAAACGAATCATATAACACAAAGAACGAATATGAAGAAGATATTTTTAATGCTATTTGCACTCCTTTCATTGGTGGCAAAGGCACAAACAGCAAATAATAATGCCTCTGTGGGCAATAAAGGAATTGTGTTTTTTAATGGTAGTTTCGCTGAAGCTTTAGCCGAAGCAAAGAAAACTAACAAGGCTCTTTTCGTGGATTTCTATGCTGTTTGGTGTGTTCCTTGCAAGCAAATGGCAAAGAATGTGTTTACATTAGAAGAGGTTGGAGATTATATCAACAAGCACTTCATCAGCTTACAGATAGATGCAGAGAAGCCAGAAAACGTAGAAATAGCTAAACAATATAAGGTAGAAGCCTATCCAACTGTGGCATTTATTGATGCAGAGGGAAAGCCTTTATCGGTCAATGTTGGTGCTTTGAACAAGCAAGAGCTATTAGATGCGGCTCAAATTGCAGCAGGCGAGAGTGTAAGTTTCGACGACTTATATAAGAAGTACAAAACTAATCCAGAAGACTTAGCTGTTCAACAAGAACTACTTCTTAAGGCTCCCAGTTTCTTGCAGGCGCAAGATGGTATCGAAGCAGATAAGTGGGTGACTCGAATTCAAAAGATATACCACAACTATGTGGCAACAAAGAATCCCAAAGAGCTTATTAATGCCAACGACTATCGCATCATTCTCACTCTTGAAGGCGAAGATAATAAAGAGCACAAGTTAGGTATTGTGAACATGATTAACAGCAATATCGACGAGTGGACCAAAGCTCTTGGCAAGGCACCAGCTTTCTATATTGTTGAAGCAAACGATGCTTTTGCAGAAGACTATGCTAAAGAAGCTAACATTAAGTATAAAGAATATGTCAACAACGTAAAGAGTCTTTATGCAAAAGCTTATAGCATTATTGCTCAACCAGGCGTTAATTCTTACGAGCATGCACAGCTTTATAACGATGCTTTGTATAATCTTTATAAGAACAAAGACGTTAAAGGGTATATCAAGGCAATGCAACAGTTGTTCGAAAAGATGGGAACAGCAGCTCAACCATCCGACTTTGGCAAGGCAGCTCAAAACCTTTACAATGCAGCTGCAAAGAGTTTGAAAAACGAAGACCATCAACAAGCTATCCAATGGGTAACAAAAGCTCTTCAAGGAGACGATGCAGTGATGGACAGAGTGAACTATATTGTGATGATTGGCGATTCTTATCGTGCGCTGAAAAACTACAGCAAGGCTCGTGAATACTATAACCAAGGCTTCGCAGAGTCGCTCAGAATGGAGAATATGGAAATGCCACAAGCAATGGTTCAAGGTGCTATTAAGCAGAAACTTGCTACTCTTGACTTACTCGAAAAATAATTTTTAAGATTAACGAGCCAATTAAAAGCGTTCTTTTTTATATCGAACAGTATTAACATTATAATGTTATTCTTTTTAATTGGCTCGTTTCTTTTTTCTCAATATCCTTTTGTTTATGAATAAACAACACACATTTCATTTGGCAAACCATTGGCTTTTAGCAGGTGTTTTGCTTTTTGTTAGTCTATTGCCCCAATGCCTTTGGGCGCAAAGCAACGTCCTTCGACAAGGTAAGTTGCCCAATGGTTTAACCTATTATATATATAACGACGGCAGTATTCCAGGCGAAGCACAATATTATCTTTATCAAAACGTGGGCGCAGTGCTCGAAGAAAACAACGAAACAGGATTGGCTCACTTCCTCGAACACTTAGCATTTAACACCACAGATCATTTTTCTGAAGGTGTGATGTCATTTCTTCGTCAAAACAATCTACACGACTTTGAGGCTTACACAGGCTTAGACGAAACTAAATATGCCGTTCATAACGTTCCCACCAACGATGCAAAGCTCAACGAAAAGATGCTGTTGGTGCTTAAAGATTGGTGTCATGGCATTAAAATATTGCCTAAAGACGTTGAAAAAGAACGTGGTATTGTGTTAGAAGAATGGCGACATCGTGCAGGACTTCAACGCCGATTAACCGATAGCATAGCTAATGTTGTTTACAATCATTCACGTTATGCAACCCGCAATGTAATCGGTTCAGAGGCTCGCATCAAAGCTTTCACAGCAAAAGAGTTGCGTGCGTTCTACGATAAATGGTATCGTCCCAATCTTCAGTTTGTAGCTATTATTGGTGATGTCAATTTAGATGAAACCGAAAAACAAGTGAAACGCATCTTTGGTTCACTTCCTTCTAAGGTTGCATCAACATCATCAACCGATCCAAGAGCTATCGAGAACAATAGCAATCCCTTATTTTATAGCTTTGTAGATAAAGAAAATAAAGAGGCTTCTTTGGGCGTTTACCAACGCAAAGAGATGAAAGGTAACATGCCAGAAGAAGACCGTTTGCGCTTCTTTCTCTTCACACAGATGTTCAATAAGCTTGCTCCTCGTCGCTTTGCAATGATTAAAAATGCCGATAAAGAGGCTTTTATCGCAGCAGAAGTGAGTCTTTCTGCTTTGGTAAGAAATCAATATCAAGTGGCTTGGGACGTAGTTCCTTATAACAACAAGGCGCAAGAAGCATTGCAACAGATCATGAATGTGCGTGGAGCTTTGCGTGATAAAGGATTTGGAAAGAGTGAATTCGAAGCTGAAAAGTCGGCAATGTATAAGGGAATGAAAGACGTTTTAGAGGCAAAAGGCTTGGGAACGCCCGATAATATCATGAATCTCTTTAAGCAAAACTTTTTATACAACACTCCAATAATTGATTTTAGAGCACAAATTCAGCGCAATATCGAGTCGTTAGTAGAGTTAGAAGTAGAAGATATCAATGCGTGGATGCACCATCTTTTGAATAATGATAACCTCTCGTTTATCACTTATTCAAAGAAAGCCAATGAACTTTCACTCACTGAAAACAACTTTGTCGAGGCTTTGAAGACAAGCAACGGACAAAAAGCAGAACTCTTTTCAGATACTCAAAACATCACTCAACTCATCGATTTCCCACTCACTTCGGGCAAAATAGTGTCTGAAAAGCAACTAAAAGAATTGAATGCAAAAGAATGGAAGCTAAGCAATGGCGCACGAGTGTTGTATAAGTATCTTCCAGAAGCAAAGGGACGTGTGTTCTTTGCAGCCTCTTCAGAAGGCGGTCGCTCTGTTGTTGCTCCACAACATTTTGCCAACTACACCGCAATGCGTGGTTTGTTGATGCAGTCGGGCGTGTATAAATATAGTAGAAACGACCTTGCTGCGTGGCTACAAAACAAAGACTTCGATCTTTCTTTGGCACTCGAAGACTATTCGAATGGCATCGGTGGCAACACATCGGCAACACAATTAGGCGACTTTTTGGCTTATGTGCACCTCATTTTAACCAAGCACAACTTCTCAAAGAGCGTCTTCGATAAGTATGTTCAACGCAGTAAGTACCTCTATAACAACAAAAGTACAGCAGGAATGGAAGCCATTCAAGATTCAATTCAAATGCTTCTTTTCCCACCAAGCGCAGCTAATCCAGTGCAAAACGAAGCTTTCTTCGATCAAATGCAATGGAGCGAGTTACCTGCAACATTCGATAAAAACTTCGGTAACGCAGCTCTCTTCACTTATTGTTTAGTGGGCGACGTGCCAGAAAGCACCGCAAAAGAACTTGTGTTGAAATATATTGGCTCGTTAAAGGGCGATGCAAGCGTTCAAAAACCAAAGGTTCAGTCACTCGATTTCGCTTCAGATGCAAAAGAAATAAAGCATACTTTCGTTACAGATCTCGATGGTGACATGGCAGAAATAGAGGTTTCTTATCTCAATAACGTAAAACTCACCGACAAAGAGCAAGCAGCTTTAGAGGTGATGCGTTCTATTTTAGAAAGCCGTTACTTTGAAGAATTGCGAGAGAAAGAACACCTTACCTACACTGTTGGTGTGAAAACCAGTTACACTTCGCAACCAGCTACGGCAGAAAACATCAGCATTCACCTTTCAACCTCACGTCCTGAAGTAGACAAGGTGTTAGCAAAAATGTACAGCATTCTTAACGATATCAAGCAACAACGCTTCTCAATAGATGAGTTTAAGGCAGCTCTTGTTCCACTTGCAGTAGACGAAGAGAGCGAAGGCGACCCACAATCGGCTCTTAATCCATCGCTTTGGTTAGGTTTATTAAACGTATATGCAGAAACAGGCGAGCAGCTAACACCACAAGAAAGCAATGCCGTTGAGCCAGTGTTTAATAAGCTAACCCCTCAAGACATTGCCGCAGTTGCAACTAAGGTGTTCGATAATGCCAAGCACAGAGAGATTGTTGTGAAGGCAATCGACCCAGAAAAGAAACAATGGGAAAAGTAAAACACCCCTCATTGGCATAGAACTCGGTTCATTTCAGAACCAATTAAACAACATATAACGGTGCATTTCTTTCAACGAAAAGAGGTGCATCGTTTTTCTTTTATAGCCTTCTTGTCTACTTCTAAGATATCGCTTCTTCGCCTATTGTGCTCCCTTTATTTTCCTATTTCTCATCCCTTGTTCAACTATCGCAAAAACACCCGTTTGTAAAAGCATTGATATTGATGAGCAAAAGCGTTGCAATTGAGGGGCAAAAGCATTGCTATTGGTAGGTAAAAGCATTGCGCTTGTTGGATGTATGTGCAGAAAGGCGGTGTAAAGGGCATTCAAAGGCATGGTGTTGAGCAAGTTCTTGGGGTGCAATGGCAAGGCTAAAAACTTGTTGTTTTGATGGTCTTAATCAAAATTTTGCACTATCTTTGTAGCATGACAGAAGAGTTTGATATCAGAGAAGAAAAGTATTCACCAGCAGAAAAGGATTTTGAGAATGCGTTACGACCACCGAAATTTGCCGATTTTAGTGGTCAACAAAAGGTTGTAGACAATCTTCAAATATTCGTAGAGGCTGCAAAATATCGTGGAGAACCATTAGATCATACTCTTCTTCACGGTCCTCCCGGACTTGGAAAAACTACCCTTAGCAACATCATTGCTAACGAGTTGGGTGTGGGTTTCAAAATAACCAGTGGACCAGTGCTCGACAAACCAGGCGATTTGGCAGGTATTTTGACCTCACTCGAGCCTAATGATGTGTTGTTTATCGACGAAATTCACCGACTATCGGCAGTGGTAGAAGAATATCTCTACTCTGCAATGGAAGACTATCGAATAGATATTATGATCGATAAAGGTCCATCGGCACGAAGCATTCAGATTGATCTTAACCCCTTTACACTTGTTGGAGCAACCACCCGAAGCGGTTTATTAACAGCTCCATTGCGTGCTCGTTTTGGTATAAATCTGCATCTCGAGTATTACGATAACGACACTATTGCACGCATCATCAAACGCTCTGCATCG
This genomic window contains:
- the ruvB gene encoding Holliday junction branch migration DNA helicase RuvB; amino-acid sequence: MTEEFDIREEKYSPAEKDFENALRPPKFADFSGQQKVVDNLQIFVEAAKYRGEPLDHTLLHGPPGLGKTTLSNIIANELGVGFKITSGPVLDKPGDLAGILTSLEPNDVLFIDEIHRLSAVVEEYLYSAMEDYRIDIMIDKGPSARSIQIDLNPFTLVGATTRSGLLTAPLRARFGINLHLEYYDNDTIARIIKRSASIIRVPIDDDAAAEIAGRSRGTPRIANALLRRVRDFAQVKGSGRINIDIAQYALSALNIDQYGLDEIDNKILLTIIDKFKGGPVGVSTIATAIGEDSGTVEEVYEPFLIMEGFIKRTPRGRMATELAYRHFGRKMFSGLGSEAGLFDE
- a CDS encoding RagB/SusD family nutrient uptake outer membrane protein, whose protein sequence is MKKLLLIGAMGLTLASCNLDILPENGLTYSNSFETERELNTTTSSILYYINTTIGENAIFAMAGVKADALLDGTQVREWNPRTVIGSEYSWKGLYDIIFESNLLLDNIYRTQGLTTERENYHKGQAEFGLGLAYFMLAQRYGDAIITENSSAIKPYPLSTQSEVLNTAIEHAKKAYDLLPTHENLKDINGAVVTNRQVASKGTAAALLAHLYAWRGSVTELYSLQGNAQEDYKNAVNYASIIINNQAGHYELCSSPETLCEYLSDPSKTNPEAIFSLYFDKTRSSNVTSPNTIARNYVSWPVKEDQQLADLPTTTQFSLYKQTINDLFPDATDQRLQAFFYQFDQAHNINGVDYAIMYKFRKAIMDPDQYSASGVSYRTVDADYVYWRLADIILLRAECYNKLGNTADATTDLNKIRTRAGALTYPSTYDTDGLKKAIYLERVKEFIGENDARYADIVRNNYIKEELQGKFTLLTAQDIKNGALFLPLPKDAWQDKDGHITNTLLREKPYWQAYN
- a CDS encoding pitrilysin family protein, whose product is MNKQHTFHLANHWLLAGVLLFVSLLPQCLWAQSNVLRQGKLPNGLTYYIYNDGSIPGEAQYYLYQNVGAVLEENNETGLAHFLEHLAFNTTDHFSEGVMSFLRQNNLHDFEAYTGLDETKYAVHNVPTNDAKLNEKMLLVLKDWCHGIKILPKDVEKERGIVLEEWRHRAGLQRRLTDSIANVVYNHSRYATRNVIGSEARIKAFTAKELRAFYDKWYRPNLQFVAIIGDVNLDETEKQVKRIFGSLPSKVASTSSTDPRAIENNSNPLFYSFVDKENKEASLGVYQRKEMKGNMPEEDRLRFFLFTQMFNKLAPRRFAMIKNADKEAFIAAEVSLSALVRNQYQVAWDVVPYNNKAQEALQQIMNVRGALRDKGFGKSEFEAEKSAMYKGMKDVLEAKGLGTPDNIMNLFKQNFLYNTPIIDFRAQIQRNIESLVELEVEDINAWMHHLLNNDNLSFITYSKKANELSLTENNFVEALKTSNGQKAELFSDTQNITQLIDFPLTSGKIVSEKQLKELNAKEWKLSNGARVLYKYLPEAKGRVFFAASSEGGRSVVAPQHFANYTAMRGLLMQSGVYKYSRNDLAAWLQNKDFDLSLALEDYSNGIGGNTSATQLGDFLAYVHLILTKHNFSKSVFDKYVQRSKYLYNNKSTAGMEAIQDSIQMLLFPPSAANPVQNEAFFDQMQWSELPATFDKNFGNAALFTYCLVGDVPESTAKELVLKYIGSLKGDASVQKPKVQSLDFASDAKEIKHTFVTDLDGDMAEIEVSYLNNVKLTDKEQAALEVMRSILESRYFEELREKEHLTYTVGVKTSYTSQPATAENISIHLSTSRPEVDKVLAKMYSILNDIKQQRFSIDEFKAALVPLAVDEESEGDPQSALNPSLWLGLLNVYAETGEQLTPQESNAVEPVFNKLTPQDIAAVATKVFDNAKHREIVVKAIDPEKKQWEK
- a CDS encoding thioredoxin fold domain-containing protein, which gives rise to MKKIFLMLFALLSLVAKAQTANNNASVGNKGIVFFNGSFAEALAEAKKTNKALFVDFYAVWCVPCKQMAKNVFTLEEVGDYINKHFISLQIDAEKPENVEIAKQYKVEAYPTVAFIDAEGKPLSVNVGALNKQELLDAAQIAAGESVSFDDLYKKYKTNPEDLAVQQELLLKAPSFLQAQDGIEADKWVTRIQKIYHNYVATKNPKELINANDYRIILTLEGEDNKEHKLGIVNMINSNIDEWTKALGKAPAFYIVEANDAFAEDYAKEANIKYKEYVNNVKSLYAKAYSIIAQPGVNSYEHAQLYNDALYNLYKNKDVKGYIKAMQQLFEKMGTAAQPSDFGKAAQNLYNAAAKSLKNEDHQQAIQWVTKALQGDDAVMDRVNYIVMIGDSYRALKNYSKAREYYNQGFAESLRMENMEMPQAMVQGAIKQKLATLDLLEK
- a CDS encoding SusC/RagA family TonB-linked outer membrane protein, whose protein sequence is MFFLFLFNAVLLFFSHSLNAGAQVLNKNFSISFKEKSVAYILDFLSSKGEYKVNYTDDVKNDSLTLTISFDNVDELSAVQSVLKGTSFTYNVDGKAINVFKMQKNTAGKYTLKGFVKDKDGGGVPLATVQIKGTSIGTSADMDGNFTLLVDKEHGDVTISSVGYETKTLKYDTNKHLTITLPSSAYMVGEVSVIAYGKRNTREQVGAIGSVKAEDLQKTPSPSVENLLQGRVAGVDITNLSGSPGGRGSKITIRGFSSLNQKGVNDGTPLFVIDGVPVTSGSSESTGGINPLSGLDPSSIESVQVLKDAASASLYGSRAGNGVILITTKKGKAGKSEVNINVSQSLSWLPNTPTQILGKGEREIALLMAKQQRTSHYDYITDKLVSPNSYKDSYGWSIDGDGAYDYLWRNGNVVEGDRRLPSIAQDSLNTFYNNRTNWWKYAFRVGRVTKADVQLSGGTENVRYLVNGGVYDETGIMISSNFRRYSLLTNLDFNLSTKLSLYSRINLTYTTQEAGSDMGRVQGLTFDPKRTPTVLPGKGSIAEKEALKQLRDIDKTNSNYNMRMSLGLNYQILKGLKFTSSFSLDQYFTRVYTFTPTYLKYDKLSEAQGSNIAMTGIQTENLLTYNLNLPHEQKLELLAGMTYNYDLLQNLTGSAKGGPTNKVKFPGEGWPSLINDGSGTPKAAQTFLANKEEQAMLSFLGRVAYNYKKKYLAELSLRSDGSSVFGKDVRWGTFPSVGLGWAFTEEPYLKKLWWLSFGKLRASWGKSGQKFQEPYIALGVMQESEKFNGALGLIPQSMANKKLTWEESDQYDLGLDLQLLDYRLKFKIDYYYKYSSKLLMQAYLPGNVFLSDRVWDNASAISNEGIEFEVQGDLIRTKELTWSVGLNLSHNRNKLRQTYNGEDLNDKVLGRPVYGIYTYKDEGIVQREEDIPTYYNATGKLMPLYFQSANNPLGVGGRKIKDQNFDGVIDEKDLYYAGSTLPAVYGGINSHLEWKGFNVDVLFSYTLGRKVMNMYRGGAYTFTKEFGVIMNSFNEKDFWTPTNTNAKYPSLHYADKDYIGQHDGNVDSNIENISFLRLKQLVVGYQLPKKWLKGFFIKDINLYLSGENLFMLSNYSGLDPEIINPYTGKDDGTQYPLNRKVTFGVNLKF